Proteins co-encoded in one Erinaceus europaeus chromosome X, mEriEur2.1, whole genome shotgun sequence genomic window:
- the PRRG3 gene encoding transmembrane gamma-carboxyglutamic acid protein 3: MVVFLEAKNAHSVLKRFPRANEFLEELRQGTIERECMEEVCSYEEVKEVFEDKEKTMEFWKGYPNAVYSVRDPAQSSDAMYVVVPLLGVALLIVIALFIIWRCQLQKATRHHPSYAQNRYLANRAGHNLPRVMVYRGTMHSQGESSGHHHHHHHHHHHRGEAASTPQVVLGSSRASRTTVRLESTLYLPELSLSRLSSATPPPSYEEVTAPQENSSSEEASVTYSDPPPKYEEIVAANPGSDK; the protein is encoded by the exons ATGGTGG TGTTTCTGGAAGCTAAGAATGCGCATTCAGTCCTGAAACGGTTCCCCCGTGCCAATGAGTTTCTGGAAGAGCTGCGCCAGGGAACCATTGAGCGGGAGTGCATGGAGGAGGTGTGCAGCTATGAGGAGGTCAAGGAAGTATTCGAGGACAAAGAAAAGACG ATGGAGTTCTGGAAGGGGTACCCCAATGCTGTCTACTCTGTCCGAGACCCAGCACAGAGCTCTGATGCCATGTACGTCGTGGTGCCCCTTCTGGGGGTGGCATTGCTGATAGTCATTGCCTTGTTCATCATCTGGAGGTGCCAGCTGCAGAAAGCCACCCGTCACCATCCATCATATGCTCAGAACCGGTACCTTGCCAACCGTGCTGGGCACAACCTGCCCCGGGTCATGGTATACAGGGGCACCATGCACAGCCAGGGAGAGTCCTCtgggcatcatcatcatcatcatcatcatcatcatcatcgggGGGAGGCAGCAAGCACCCCACAGGTAGTTCTGGGCTCCAGCCGGGCGAGCAGAACCACGGTGCGCCTAGAGAGCACCCTGTACCTCCCCGAGCTTTCCCTTTCCAGACTGTCaagtgccaccccacccccatcctatgagGAGGTGACTGCACCCCAGGAGAATAGCAGCAGTGAGGAGGCAAGTGTCACTTACAGTGACCCACCCCCAAAGTATGAGGAGATAGTTGCTGCCAACCCTGGCTCCGACAAGTAG